The Bradyrhizobium barranii subsp. barranii genome segment TACCTCCTGGAAAGACCGGCAGCTCCGAACGCAGACTCGCCTGTGAGCGTCAAACCGACAGATCGACAGTGAAATCCTTCATCGATCAGCACCATTCTGGAAGCCGCCGTCGCTCGAGCCTGCCGGCGTTCGGCGTCGCCCGTCATTCATGACATGCCCCGCGCGGTAGCCGGCCTCCCGACGCTCGGCGGTTTGCACTGGTGTCGCCCGTATCGCCGCCCCCGACGCCGCGGCGGCTAGATCCCACAACTATCGATATCGTAAGGACCGGCTGTCCCGAGTTAGCGGCGGCAGCCCAAGGCGTCCCGCATTCGGCAAAAGTCGCTTGGTCAACGGCTGCCGGCGGAGTTGTGGTGGAGCGGACCTACCGTCCCTCGCCTTGCGCTCGTCCGCGGCCGGTCACCGATCACCACCTACCGGAGTCGCCGTCGCCGAGCTCGCGACGTGTCGATGAAACACCACCACGCCCGACGCGGGTCTATCGGAGTATCGCCGATCAGTCATTTAGATGCGCGCAACCGGCGGCACCTTGACGATCAAGTTTTCGAAGCGGGCGTCGTTGTAAGTGGTCTTTCCGAGACGGAAGGGGTGGCGCGTATAGAACGGGGTGTTGGGGAGAGCTGGCCCCGGTTGTTTGGACAGCGCCCCGCTGGATTTAAGTGGATTCCTGCCGGGTTATGCTGAACGCGGGGCTTTACGGTTTTGTCGTTGCGTCGGGAGGGCGTAGCCCGACCAGAGCGACGACAAAACCGTCGGCGACGGTCATGCGGCCATCACCATAGCTTGCGTGCCGAAGTAAGCCTCGTCGGGCGTGCGCCCGTCAAGGCTCGAGTGAGGGCGTCCCTGATTGTAGAAGGCCAGATACTTGGCAATTGACGCTCGCGCCTCGGACACGCTGTCGTAGGCGCGGAGATAAACTTCTTCGTATTTGACCGTGCGCCAGAGCCGCTCGACAAACACGTTGTCGCGCCAGGCGCCCTTGCCGTCCATGCTGATGGCGATCTTCGCGTCCAGCAGCACATCGGTGAACTCGAGGCTGGTGAACTGGCTGCCCTGATCCGTGTTGAAAATCTCGGGCCTGCCGTGCTTCGCCAACGCCTCCTGGACCGCTTCGACGCAGAAGGCCGCCTCCATTGTGATCGAGACGCGATGGGCCAGGACCCGTCGGCTGAACACATCGACGACCGCCGCGAGATAGACGAAGCCACGCCGCATCGGAATGTAGGTGATGTCCATTGCCCACGCATGGTCGGGCCGCTCGATCTTCAATCCGCGCAACAGGTACGGGTAGATCTTGTGACCCGGAGCCGGCTTGCTCGTGTTCGGGCGACGATAGACCGCCTCGATCCCCATGCGCTTCATCAGCGTCGCGATGTGGCGGCGACCGGCGTATACGCCCTCCCGCCGCAGCAACGATCGCAGCATACGCGCTCCCGCGAAGGGATAATCGAGATGCAGCTCATCGAGCCGACGCATCAAGGCAAGGTCCTCGGCCGAAACTGGCCGAGGTTCATAGTAGACCGTGCTGCGAGCCAGCTTCAGGACCTTCGCCTGGCGCACGATAGAAAGATCATGATCGCGGTCGATCATCGCTTTGCGCTCAGCAGGCCCGCCTTGGTGAGCGCGCCGGACAAAAAATCGTTTTCCAACGCCAGCTCGCCGATCTTGGCATGTAACGCCTTCAAATCGACCGGCGTCTCGGCCGATGTCTTGTCATGCCCAAACACGCCGGCGGCGCCTTCCAGGAGCTGGTTTTTCCAGATCGTGATCTGGTTCGGATGAACATCAAACAGTTGCGCCAGCTCCGCCAGTGTCTTGTCGCCTTTGACCGCAGCCAAAGCAACCTTCGCCTTGAATGCCGGAGAATGCGTCCGGCGGCTCTTCTTCGTCATCTTCGCTCCTGATTCGCAGCAAGAATCCTCGCCGCTGTCAGGCAGAAAATCCACTCAAGCTACTGTCCGAATTTGCGGGGCCAGCTCTGAGACAGGTGAGAAGTCGACCGTCACGCGCGTCGTGGATGCCTGGGAAAGCGCCCACGGCGCGGTGTCACCGTCCTCGGTCCTTCTGATCGCCAAGACGAATGCCCAGGTCCGCGCCCTCAACGACGAGGTTCGCAGCCGTCTGAAGGGCGATGGACGCATCATCGGCGAGGATATCGAGGTCGCAGCCGTGACGCCCTCCGGCCACGGCCAGACGCTTGGCTTCGCGGTCGGCGACCATATCCGCTTCCTGGTTCGACATGATCGCCTCGCCGTCATCAACGGCACCACGGCTATCATTACCCATATCGACGGCCGCGACACGCTGGACCCGACACTGCGCGTCCATATCGGCGGACGTCAGGCCGAGTTTTCCGTGTCGGAGCTGGCTGATGAACATGGCCGCGCCCGGCTGGGTCACGGTTACAGCACGACGATCTACGGGGCTCAAGGACTGACGACGGATCGAGCCTTCGTTTGGGCGAGCCCCGCGATGACGCGACACGACGCATATGTCGCGTTCTCTCGCGCGCGGGATCAGCTCGAAATTTTTGCCGATATGCGCGAGATCGACGCGCATATCCGACTCGATTTGCCGCTTTCAGAGCGGCTCAATGTCACGATCAATTCGGAGCGCCGGCTCGACTGGCTGGCCGCGCGGCTGTCGCGGCTTCAGGTCAAGACGTGCACGCTCGATCCCGTACTCGACCGTGCCGCACGTGCCCACGAGCACGAACGAGAGCGGTCAGCGGAGTATGCCCGTGGCTAAATCGGGCATCCCAAAGATGCGGTTGCAACCTCGGCCTGCCCCTGTGGCTGTGTCGCCGACGCCGTCGGCGTCTGCCCCGGCCAAGGACGGAGCGAGGCGCAATCGTGCAGAGATCGGTCCCTTGCGGCCGTCCGACGCCGAGTTTTGGACCGTGATCAACGAGATCGCGGATCCCACCCCAATCGCGCCCGCCGAGCTCGACGCCATCGAGCGCTACTTCTCGGTGGTGCTCGATGACGTCTTTGCATCCCGCAAGACGTCTCCCTAACCAAGAGAAAGAACAAGACTATACCTGACGACAATCTCCACCCTAACGTCATCCTGCGGATGCCGATCGAACCCTTTGCGGAATCCGCGGTCGAGGCCGCGCTCTGGCTGGTGCGGGAATCGATGGATGCGGTCGCCAACAAGACCGACTTCGATCCGGATCCGGCGAGGTGCTTCCAGGTGCTCGGCCGGCTGCCCGCGATCCGGCAGCTGGAAGAGCTCACGGAAGAGCAGCGTCACGACATGTTCGTGGAAGGCTTCCGCCACCTTCTGAATGGCGCGCAGGGCCCCTTCGAGCTGCTGTTGGCCAAACACAAAGAAATCTTATGGGAAGGCTTCCGGCAGCGTTGGAAGGTGGTCGTTGACGAAGTCCCGTTCCCCTGATCTTAACCGTGCAGCGGCGTTGGGCGAAGTATCGCTTCCCCTGATTCCGCTGCGTGGTTAGACTCTTTTACCGTATCTTGTGAGGAAGTTTCCGTGGCCCGCAAGCACCTTCAAGTCGCCGCAGCGTCTGACGACGCCGTTGAACCGCGTCCGCGCAACGTCCTGATTTATGGACGGGTTTCGACTCTGGCCCAAGCCCAAAACCTGTTGAGCTTGGACGACCAGATTGCGCAGTTGGTGGCGCGGTGCAAGCGCGACGGCGACAACGTCATCGGCATCTTCCGTGACGAGGGCGAGACCGGCACCAACATGAAGCGAAGCGCCTTCGAGGATATGATCACGCGGGCGACCGACGGCACGCGTACGGTGGACGCGATCCTCGTCTATTCTTTTTCGCGGGCCTTTCGGAATCAAGTCGAGCAGGAACTGACGGTTCAGACTCTGCGCAAACATCGCGTCGAGCTGATCTCGCATGTTGAAC includes the following:
- a CDS encoding IS3-like element ISRj2 family transposase (programmed frameshift); the encoded protein is MTKKSRRTHSPAFKAKVALAAVKGDKTLAELAQLFDVHPNQITIWKNQLLEGAAGVFGHDKTSAETPVDLKALHAKIGELALENGFFVRRAHQGGPAERKAMIDRDHDLSIVRQAKVLKLARSTVYYEPRPVSAEDLALMRRLDELHLDYPFAGARMLRSLLRREGVYAGRRHIATLMKRMGIEAVYRRPNTSKPAPGHKIYPYLLRGLKIERPDHAWAMDITYIPMRRGFVYLAAVVDVFSRRVLAHRVSITMEAAFCVEAVQEALAKHGRPEIFNTDQGSQFTSLEFTDVLLDAKIAISMDGKGAWRDNVFVERLWRTVKYEEVYLRAYDSVSEARASIAKYLAFYNQGRPHSSLDGRTPDEAYFGTQAMVMAA